In Deltaproteobacteria bacterium, a single window of DNA contains:
- a CDS encoding PQQ-binding-like beta-propeller repeat protein, with amino-acid sequence MDSAIRGEHCGVVEQVTRSCPHCGGSVELERGARRGRCPLCQREFDVLAIAASNPNPEKRAHDLADATWEFHFPFVMAIVGMTCMAIVASVIVGIVNRANARRVRDRFAHRQTHVAPAIPPPVAPSRPTVWYEPEPAAVAAVGTDRRPGFVGLFAREEGRVGRLWLGGFDAADAKPVWTTGPLGLTAEATLFIHVAVAGSLVVATDAKPSVRLYAADTGAVIDDFPIPERATRLCVGPADEVWIELAHGPGRMLDGKGGHSVPAPRPDWCPAPSDEGPECAALWTHVQPQARCQPSARAPAIDGFVVQRVLAQGELLLALGHDAKGETGMAAFVRGAQKPAWRARLPGALPALADVVDGKVIVKVETREAPFHPHLLAFDVASGRRVWDVELPREEHVPPPRLAAGNERVFVATDGQLQVLDASSGKIVGTVGD; translated from the coding sequence ATGGACAGCGCCATTCGCGGGGAGCACTGTGGAGTGGTGGAGCAGGTGACGCGCAGCTGTCCGCATTGCGGCGGGTCGGTGGAGCTGGAGCGCGGAGCGCGTCGCGGGCGCTGTCCGCTCTGTCAGCGCGAGTTCGACGTGCTGGCCATCGCCGCCAGCAACCCGAACCCCGAGAAGCGCGCCCACGACCTCGCCGACGCCACCTGGGAATTTCACTTCCCCTTCGTGATGGCCATCGTGGGCATGACCTGCATGGCCATCGTGGCCTCGGTGATCGTGGGCATCGTGAACCGGGCCAACGCGCGGCGCGTGCGCGATCGCTTCGCGCACCGGCAGACGCACGTGGCGCCCGCGATTCCTCCGCCCGTCGCGCCGTCGCGGCCGACCGTGTGGTACGAGCCGGAGCCTGCGGCGGTCGCGGCGGTCGGCACGGATCGCCGCCCGGGCTTCGTGGGGCTCTTCGCGCGCGAGGAGGGCCGCGTGGGGCGGCTCTGGTTGGGCGGCTTCGACGCGGCGGATGCAAAGCCGGTGTGGACCACGGGCCCGCTGGGGCTCACCGCAGAGGCGACGCTGTTCATTCACGTGGCGGTCGCGGGCTCGCTCGTGGTCGCGACCGATGCCAAGCCGTCGGTGCGGCTGTACGCGGCCGATACCGGCGCGGTCATCGACGACTTTCCGATTCCCGAGCGCGCGACGCGGCTCTGTGTGGGGCCGGCCGACGAGGTGTGGATCGAGCTCGCGCACGGGCCGGGGCGGATGCTCGACGGAAAGGGGGGCCATTCGGTTCCGGCGCCCCGGCCGGATTGGTGCCCCGCGCCCAGCGACGAAGGGCCCGAGTGCGCCGCCCTGTGGACCCACGTGCAGCCGCAGGCGCGGTGTCAGCCCAGCGCGCGTGCGCCCGCGATCGATGGGTTCGTGGTGCAGCGCGTGCTGGCGCAGGGAGAGCTGCTGCTGGCGCTCGGGCACGACGCGAAGGGGGAGACGGGGATGGCCGCGTTCGTGCGCGGCGCGCAGAAGCCGGCGTGGCGCGCGCGCTTGCCCGGAGCCTTGCCGGCGCTCGCGGACGTGGTCGATGGGAAGGTGATCGTGAAGGTCGAGACGCGCGAGGCGCCGTTTCATCCGCACCTGCTCGCGTTCGACGTGGCCAGCGGAAGGCGCGTGTGGGACGTCGAGCTGCCGCGCGAGGAGCACGTGCCACCGCCGAGGCTCGCGGCTGGCAACGAGCGCGTCTTCGTGGCGACGGATGGGCAGCTGCAGGTGCTCGACGCGAGCTCCGGCAAGATCGTCGGGACCGTCGGCGATTAA
- a CDS encoding GAF domain-containing protein, producing MTAEKDLEALLRLVVDEAVKMVEADRASLFLVDRERGEIWSKIAQGVGQEIRLPIGQGISGFVALSGEIVNIPDAYQDPRFNRETDDKTGYRTRSMLCVPMRRTDGDVVGLLLALNKKTGPFDAQDESMLMALGSQAAAAIDNAILHEEIERLFEGFIRASVVAIESRDPSTSGHSERVSTLTLGLAESLERQENGPYARVRFTREELKELRYAALLHDFGKVGVREHVLVKAEKLYPSELEVVRTRFALIRRTLELEAEREKTKLLRENYEQAMARIGQIEAQTALRLAELYDFESFVLACNRPQIVPGGTYTRLQEIAQRTFKDGNNIERPYLDGEEIAALSIERGSLSTEERREIESHVSHTYRFLAQIPWTRELRKVPEIAYAHHEKLDGTGYPRGLRGHAIPLQARIMTVADIYDALTAKDRAYKKAVPHTVALDILANETKRGQLDTELFRVFVEADVASRLKLA from the coding sequence ATGACCGCCGAGAAGGACCTCGAGGCGCTCCTGCGTCTGGTCGTCGACGAGGCGGTGAAGATGGTGGAGGCCGACCGGGCCTCGCTCTTCCTGGTCGACCGCGAACGCGGCGAGATCTGGAGCAAGATCGCCCAGGGCGTGGGTCAGGAGATCCGCCTGCCCATCGGCCAGGGCATCTCCGGCTTCGTGGCGCTCTCGGGCGAGATCGTCAACATCCCCGACGCCTACCAGGATCCGCGCTTCAACCGCGAGACCGACGACAAGACCGGCTACCGCACGCGCAGCATGCTCTGCGTGCCCATGCGCCGCACCGACGGCGATGTGGTGGGCCTGCTCCTGGCGCTGAACAAGAAGACCGGCCCGTTCGACGCGCAGGACGAGTCGATGCTCATGGCGCTCGGCAGCCAGGCCGCGGCCGCCATCGACAACGCCATCCTGCACGAGGAGATCGAGCGGCTCTTCGAGGGCTTCATCCGCGCGAGCGTGGTGGCCATCGAGTCGCGCGATCCGTCGACGAGCGGCCACTCGGAGCGCGTGTCCACGCTGACGCTCGGGCTCGCGGAGAGCCTGGAGCGCCAAGAAAACGGGCCGTACGCGCGCGTGCGCTTCACGCGCGAAGAGTTGAAGGAGCTGCGCTACGCCGCGCTCCTGCACGACTTCGGCAAGGTGGGCGTCCGCGAGCACGTGCTGGTGAAGGCCGAGAAGCTCTATCCCTCGGAGCTCGAGGTGGTGCGCACGCGCTTCGCGCTCATTCGCCGGACGCTCGAGCTCGAGGCAGAGCGCGAGAAGACCAAGCTCCTGCGCGAGAACTACGAGCAGGCGATGGCGCGCATCGGCCAGATCGAGGCGCAGACGGCGCTGCGGCTGGCGGAGCTCTACGACTTCGAGTCGTTCGTGCTGGCGTGCAATCGGCCGCAGATCGTCCCCGGCGGCACGTACACGCGGCTGCAGGAGATCGCCCAGCGCACGTTCAAGGACGGCAACAACATCGAGCGGCCGTACCTCGATGGCGAAGAGATCGCGGCGCTTTCGATCGAGCGAGGCTCGCTGTCGACCGAAGAGCGGCGCGAGATCGAGAGCCACGTCTCGCACACGTATCGGTTCCTCGCGCAGATTCCGTGGACGCGCGAGCTGCGCAAGGTCCCGGAGATCGCCTATGCGCACCACGAGAAGCTCGACGGCACCGGCTATCCGCGCGGCCTCCGCGGCCACGCGATCCCCCTGCAGGCGCGCATCATGACCGTGGCCGACATCTATGACGCGCTGACTGCGAAAGACCGCGCGTACAAGAAGGCCGTGCCGCACACCGTGGCGCTCGACATCCTCGCCAACGAGACCAAGCGCGGGCAGCTGGATACCGAGCTGTTCCGGGTGTTCGTCGAGGCGGATGTGGCGTCGCGGTTGAAGCTCGCTTAG